Within Deltaproteobacteria bacterium, the genomic segment ATCAAATCGCGGCCGTGTGTGATGCGGCGCTTGACGAAGACGCCCTGCGACCGCAGCCGCGCGCAGAACCGCACGATGGCGTCGTCCGACGGCGTCGCGTAGCTCGCATCGCGTTGCGGGTTGTACGGAATGACGTTGACGACGCAGCGCAGCGGACGGCACCACGCGGCAACCTCGTCGGCAAGAGCCGGCGCATCGTTCACGTCCTTAATCAGTACGTACTCGATGAGAAACAGCCCGCGCCGCGGCAGCGGATAGTCCAGTAGCGCAAGCTGCAGATCCGCCAACGGCATGCCCTTGTTGATCGGCATCAGCTCATCACGCAGCCGATCGTTCGGCGCGTTGAGGGAGATCGCCAGCCGCAAGTTCGGCCAGTTGAGTTGCGCCAGCTTGCGGATGCCGTCGATGCGGCCAACGGTGGAGATGGTGACTTGCGTGAGCGGAATGTCCAGGCCGCGCGGGTCGTTGAAAACACGGATCGCTTGGACGACCGCGTCGAAGTTGTCGAGCGGTTCGCCCATCCCCATGAACACCAGGTTGCGGATGCCGTCCGAGAAGTAGCGAAACGGGCGCGTAGCGGCGAGTGGGTCCTGATCGAGCATGAGCTGGCGAGCTACCAACCGTTGGCGCACGATCTCGGCGCTGCTGAGATTGCGCAGCAACCCCATGCGCCCAGTCTCGCAGAACGTACAGCCCATGCGGCAACCGACCTGTGATGACAGACAGAGCGTGTACCAATCCATGCCGCTGTAGTTGCGCATCGGGATGATCACCGACTCGGTTTCCAGCGCCATACCGGGGTGCGTGCCGACTGGCAGGCAAAACTTTGTGAGGCCGTCGTTCCGTTCGACGCGCGTCACCGCGGGCAGTATCGCGCCGTCACCCTCGCGCATGAGTCGCGCGTACTGCGAGCGCGCGTGCTGCGGATGCGTCGCATGCGCCGCCGCGTACTCGGCGAGCGTCATGCCGAGCAAATCGGCGCCGCGTGGGACGGTCGAGGGAATCACGTGCGACAGAGTACCAAGGGTCGATCCAGAACACTATGCCGGGGCCTCTACGGCGATTCCCAGAACGGTTGCCGAATCGACCACAGTGTCTCACAAGTGTCTGCGACATGGCCTCGACCGGATGTCCCGTTCCCTGTAGGGGCGACGCATGCGTCGCCCGCGAATTGATGCAGTTCATTGCGGAGAAGACGGAGGGCGATGCATGCATCGCCCCTACGCCTCTGAGAAGCCGCGGTGACTGACCTTGGCGGGATACGACCTTCGTAGCCAAGGTGCACGCTGCTGGACGCGCAGCGCCTTGGACTTTGAATCCCCGACTCGGTACTCAAGAGGGCATGCGCCTGTTGACGACCGAGCGGTTTGTGCGCGACTACGGCGAGGCCTATCGCCGCATCTGCGAAGCGACCCGGCTCGAACTCGACCCGTTGACGCTGCCGCCAGGCGACCGGCGCTTCACTCCAACAGAGTTGGAACAGATTGCGGTCGCTTGCTTCACCGGTAACTTCGAGACCGACGCGGTCTTCACGCGACGCTTCCTCGGCAGCGCGCTGCACGCACCGAACCTGCGCTGGATGCACCTGCCGAACGCGGGTGTCGATCATCCGGTGTTCGGCCAATTGCTCGCGCGCGGCGTACGGCTGACGAACTCGTCGGGGGCGGCGGCGGAGCCGATCGCACAAACCGCCATCGGCGGGTTGCTGGCCCTGGCGCGCGGCTTTCCGCGCTGGAGTGCGGCGCAACGCCGCCACGAGTGGGCGCCGCACCGCGCCGATCACACCCCGCGCGATCTGCGCGGACAAACGATAGTGATCGTCGGCGTCGGTGCCATCGGCAATCAGATCGGACGGCTGGCGCAGGCGCTCGGCATAACCGTCGTCGGCGTGCGCCGCCGTCCGCTGACGGATCAGGACTACGTCGACGAGATGTACCAGCCGAGCGCGTTGCGCGATCTGTTGCCGCGCGCGGACTGGCTCGTCGTGACCTGTCCGCTCACCGATGAGACGCGCGGACTCATCGGCGCCGATGCGTTGGCGCGCCTGCCCGCCAACGCCCATGTCATCAACGTCGCGCGCGGGCCGATCGTCGACGAATCGGCGTTGATCGCCGCGTTGCAATCGGGTCGCGTGGCGGGCGCCTATCTCGATGTGTTCGAGCAGGAGCCGCTGCCGGCCGACTCGCCGCTGTGGGATTTGCCGAACGTGATCATCTCCCCGCACAACTCCGCCGCATCGACGGGCAATGCTGCGCGAGTGAGCGAGTTGTTCCTGCGCAACCTCGAACACTGGGGCCGCGGCGATCCGCTCGAGAACGAAGTGCGCGACCGGTGAGCAGCGCGCTATTCTTCATCCTTGGCAAAGTTGCACTTGTCGAGATCGGCAACGTACGGCAAGTACGTCTTCGCCATCTGGAAGCCCAGCATGCGATAGGCGTCGAACGTCTCCCAGTCGTAACTTTGGACTAGCGTCGAGGTATGCGGAAAGTCGGTGGCGGCTTTGGTCCGCTGGTACCATTCGATTTTCTTGATCTTGTCGACGGCGTCCGTGTCCCCCTTGTCACTCCACCATTGTGCGTCCAAGTGGTGGGGGATGCGGTCGCGGTGCTCAGGGTGTTTGTCTCGGTCCGACATGTCTACTGGGTTCGCGAGTGGCTTGAGATACAAGATCGTGGAGACGATGGTGGTCGAGTCGCTCGACTTGGTCACGGTCAGCCGCACGTGACCTCGCGCGCGCGCCTGGTCGAAGGTGGCGGCATCGAGTTTGAGAGTCAGTCCAAGCTCCCTGAGCCGATCCGCGAGGACCTTCAGGTCGTCGAACCCCCACTTCGGATCGGCGCCGGCATCGACCGCGATGATGCATGACACCCCGCGACGCACCAACGAGGCGATACCGAGATCTTCGTAGTGCCCGCCGTCGGTGACCTTTATCCAGCGGGCATCGGTTGAGGGTTCCCAGAGACGCTGCGCAGTCAACATCCGGAAGTAGTCGTATCCCGTGCCGAAGAATCCGTTGTACTCGCGGGCAAAGTTCCAGGTCTCGTAGCCCAAGTTGAGATTGACGGGGCTGGCCAGGTATTCGATAGGCCAGGTCCACCACTCCCCTCCGCTCACCGCACCGAAGTAGCCGTCGGGATCGAATGCCGCTCCCGACGCGGCGACCGCGTGCGCCAAAGGGAATGAACCTCCGTCGTTCATATCGCCGTCAACCCAAACCTTCACCGGCTTACCGTGGTCCATTTCGACGTGTTGTACGTGGCGATCAAACGCTTCGGACTTGATATATCCGAGTCCATCCGAACCCGTGAAGTCGCGAGTGAATTCGAAGTTGTAGTGGTTGCACGTGTCATCGGAAAACGTTCTCCTCGGATATCCGAAAAGCGAGAAGACCTCTGCCACAGGCGTGCTCACCCAGCGGCTAAAGGTGGTCGGCTCCTTCTTCCGCAGGGCGGGACATTCGTAGCTTCCACGGCCATCGCGCGGCGCGCCCATGTTCACGAGGTTGCCGTTGATGATGAGGTACGGCGTCGTCGCAGGATCGGCGTTTGCTTCACTGACTTTGAGCGCACGCTTCGGCGGGGCGCTGCTGTGGGCGGGCTGCTCGCCGCGGAAGTACGTATTCTCAATCCGGTCCTCGTAAATGGCGATCGGGTGAAATCGGTTGATGCCGACTTTGACGTGGGCCAGCACATCGAGGACGAAGTTGAACGGCCACCGCCACGCGTAGGCGAACGCGAGACGCGAACCTTCCCAGTACCCACCCTTGCTGAGGAACCCCGCATGCGTGCGCAACTGTTCGACGTTGTCGCCGCGGTCGTCCAGCAGATCGGGAAAGTCCGTGGCGGCAACCTTGTAGTACAGACTGTCACGATAGACGTCGTGCTGATCGCCGCCGAGATGCGCCTGCACCCAGCTCGCCATGTACGCCCCGCCCGAGACCGCGCTCATGTAGTCCACTTGCGACAAGAGATGGAGCGCATCGAGCGCTTGCAGCACGCCAAGGCTGAAGCTGGCTGAGCGGATACCCCCGCCGGAAAAGGTGAGACCAGTGAGCGTTGGGATTGGTTTGTCGGAAGGCGTTGCAATTGCCGCGTGGGCACGAGCGCACAGGGCATCGCGCTCCGCTGCATCAGCCTTGCACTGCTGAGTGAACTGCTGAATGTCCCATCGGAGCAGAGCGGCTTGCACCGGTGCTTGTCCGTCGCAGGCCGCGATGTGGCACGAGGATTGACCGTATTCCGTATCAACGTCGCCAGTCCGCTGGGTGCACAACTTGTCGCGTCGATTACGCACGTATTTCATCTCCTCTTTGTAGTCGCTGGAGAGCAACGACGCGTCGTAAGAAAGCGCCCGGTGACGGATCTCATACGTCGCGTGTTTCGTGGCGCAGCCGATTGCCAGTGCTGACATGACGAGCAGGTACGGCAGTCGCCGAACAGCCATGCACAGCGTTGGCTGGTTGCAGAAGGTTCCAGTCTTCATGACACCCTCCCCCCTGGCAATCTCTGATGATGTCTCGATAGAACATCAGAGAAGCCGATCGTGTCAATCAACCGATCTAGGCCCCCCATTAGGTGTGGGGCGTGGCTCGACGGGAGTGCGCGAGCGGCGACGCGCTGATAGATGCTTGCGGCAATGGAGTCCGATCACACGCGCGCTTTGCGCATCCTGTTTCTTTGCCTCGTCTGCATCGGCCTCGGTCAGTCGATGCTGTTCGCGATCTTGCCGCCGGCGGCGCGCGAGATTGGACTGTCGCCGTTTCAAGTGTCGACCATCTTCGCGAGCTCGGCGGCGATCTGGGTGTTCGTCAGTCCGTGGTGGGGGCGGCGCAGCGACGCCGTTGGGCGACGGCCGATCATCCTCATCGGCTTGCTCGGTTACGCGCTGTCGATGGCGCTGTTGGCAACTATGATCAAGGTCGGCGTTGCCAAGTTGCTGCCGGTGATGGCGGTGTATCCACTGATGGTGGCCTCGCGCTGTCTGTTTGCGCTCTTCGGTTCCGGCACCGGCCCGGCGTCGCAAGCCTACGTCGCTGATCGCACCACGCGCAGCGAGCGCACCGCCGGCGTCGCCCTGGTCAACGCGGCAATGGGCTTGGGCGAAACCGTCGGCCCGGGAATCGGCGCGGCGCTCGCCGCCTTCGGTCTGCTCACGCCACTGTACCTATCGGCCGGCCTCGCGGTCGTCAGCGCGGCGATGATCTGGTTCTACTTGCCCGAGGACAGCGCCCCGCACGCGCATGCCGTCGAGCGCCCGCGCAAGCTCAAGCTTCGCGATCCGCGTGTGTGGCCGTTCCTGCTGGTGGCAACGTCGATGCAAGCGGTGCGCGCAACGACGGTCATCACCCTCGCGTTCTTCTTGCAAGACACGCTGAAGCTGACGTCGCAGCAAACCGTGCAGTACTCGGGCATCGGCTTCGTCACGCTCGCAGTGTCGGGGCTGTTCGCGCAGCTCGTCCTCGTGCAGCGCTTCCGGCCGTCGGCGCGAGTGATGGTTCGCGTCGGCCTGCCGCTCATGCTCGCCGCGTTCATGCTGTTCGTCGCGGGCAGTAGCTTCGTCACCTATCTGCTCGCACTGGTGCTCTTGGGGCTCGGCATCGGCCTGGTGCGCCCTGGCAATGCGGCCGCCGCTTCGCTGGCCGTCGAGCCCAACGAGCAAGGCGCGGCCGCCGGTCTCGTCGGCGGCGTGTCCGTCATCGGTAACGTGTTCGGTCCGATGCTGGGTACGCAACTCTATCAACGGTGGCCGATTGGTCCCTACTTGTTGAACGCGGCCATCATGGCTGGCGTCTTCGTCTACCTGCTCTCGAATCGGCGGCTGCGAGTGGTTCGCTAGCCCGCGAGTGCCGGCAGCACGTCGCTGGCCAGCGATCGAATCGACGCGAGCGCGACGTCGCGCGGAATGTTCGCGGAGCCGGGAACAATGTGACAGAAGTCGAGGTTGAGCGCTGCGAGTTGTTTGAATCGGGCGATGGCGATCTCCGGCGGGCCGGTGATCGCGTACCAATCGATGAACGTGTCTTCGAGTGCCCGGGCGTGCTCGGCCGAGGCTTCGGTGTGATGGCGCATGTCGTAGTGTTCGCGCAGGAAGCGCGCCGCGTTCTGCAGCGGTAACGGGAGGCGGGCGAGCTTCGACCCGGCAAACGCCGAGAAGCGGGCAAAGGTGGCCACCGCGCCGCGCGCGGCGTCGCGGGCCACGGCGCGGTCGGCGTGGACCACGCAGTTGACGAAGGCGCCGAATCGTAGCGCCGCGGGATCGCGTCTGGCCGCCCGCGCGGCGTTGCGGGCAATCTCGATCGCGCCGGCGAGGTGTTCGATATCTGCGCCGACGGCGAAGGCGATGCGATCGGCGTGGCGCGCGGCGACTTCGATGACGCGCACGCCGGTGGCGGCGACTTCGACCGGAACCTTGGGTACGTTCACCGCGCGCAGCCACTCGATGCGACTCGCGAACCCATCGCGATCGACCGTTCCGCCGCTCAAATAAATTTGCAGCGACGCCAGGTAGCGCTCGAAGTTGGCGAGCCGGTCGGGTTGCTTGCCGATGCGTTGCACCGACGAGTCGCCACGCCCGATGCCGCACAGCGCGCGGCCGCCACTTTGCACTTGCAGCGCCAGCGCGGCCGACGCGGTCACCGCCGGAT encodes:
- a CDS encoding LLM class flavin-dependent oxidoreductase, which produces MELGILMPPLPGRAINLARLAESLGFATLLFPDSQNMAPEVWGQLMLAATATTKIRLGPGVSNSVTRDPAVTASAALALQVQSGGRALCGIGRGDSSVQRIGKQPDRLANFERYLASLQIYLSGGTVDRDGFASRIEWLRAVNVPKVPVEVAATGVRVIEVAARHADRIAFAVGADIEHLAGAIEIARNAARAARRDPAALRFGAFVNCVVHADRAVARDAARGAVATFARFSAFAGSKLARLPLPLQNAARFLREHYDMRHHTEASAEHARALEDTFIDWYAITGPPEIAIARFKQLAALNLDFCHIVPGSANIPRDVALASIRSLASDVLPALAG
- a CDS encoding patatin-like phospholipase family protein — protein: MKTGTFCNQPTLCMAVRRLPYLLVMSALAIGCATKHATYEIRHRALSYDASLLSSDYKEEMKYVRNRRDKLCTQRTGDVDTEYGQSSCHIAACDGQAPVQAALLRWDIQQFTQQCKADAAERDALCARAHAAIATPSDKPIPTLTGLTFSGGGIRSASFSLGVLQALDALHLLSQVDYMSAVSGGAYMASWVQAHLGGDQHDVYRDSLYYKVAATDFPDLLDDRGDNVEQLRTHAGFLSKGGYWEGSRLAFAYAWRWPFNFVLDVLAHVKVGINRFHPIAIYEDRIENTYFRGEQPAHSSAPPKRALKVSEANADPATTPYLIINGNLVNMGAPRDGRGSYECPALRKKEPTTFSRWVSTPVAEVFSLFGYPRRTFSDDTCNHYNFEFTRDFTGSDGLGYIKSEAFDRHVQHVEMDHGKPVKVWVDGDMNDGGSFPLAHAVAASGAAFDPDGYFGAVSGGEWWTWPIEYLASPVNLNLGYETWNFAREYNGFFGTGYDYFRMLTAQRLWEPSTDARWIKVTDGGHYEDLGIASLVRRGVSCIIAVDAGADPKWGFDDLKVLADRLRELGLTLKLDAATFDQARARGHVRLTVTKSSDSTTIVSTILYLKPLANPVDMSDRDKHPEHRDRIPHHLDAQWWSDKGDTDAVDKIKKIEWYQRTKAATDFPHTSTLVQSYDWETFDAYRMLGFQMAKTYLPYVADLDKCNFAKDEE
- a CDS encoding MFS transporter; amino-acid sequence: MESDHTRALRILFLCLVCIGLGQSMLFAILPPAAREIGLSPFQVSTIFASSAAIWVFVSPWWGRRSDAVGRRPIILIGLLGYALSMALLATMIKVGVAKLLPVMAVYPLMVASRCLFALFGSGTGPASQAYVADRTTRSERTAGVALVNAAMGLGETVGPGIGAALAAFGLLTPLYLSAGLAVVSAAMIWFYLPEDSAPHAHAVERPRKLKLRDPRVWPFLLVATSMQAVRATTVITLAFFLQDTLKLTSQQTVQYSGIGFVTLAVSGLFAQLVLVQRFRPSARVMVRVGLPLMLAAFMLFVAGSSFVTYLLALVLLGLGIGLVRPGNAAAASLAVEPNEQGAAAGLVGGVSVIGNVFGPMLGTQLYQRWPIGPYLLNAAIMAGVFVYLLSNRRLRVVR
- a CDS encoding D-2-hydroxyacid dehydrogenase, whose protein sequence is MRLLTTERFVRDYGEAYRRICEATRLELDPLTLPPGDRRFTPTELEQIAVACFTGNFETDAVFTRRFLGSALHAPNLRWMHLPNAGVDHPVFGQLLARGVRLTNSSGAAAEPIAQTAIGGLLALARGFPRWSAAQRRHEWAPHRADHTPRDLRGQTIVIVGVGAIGNQIGRLAQALGITVVGVRRRPLTDQDYVDEMYQPSALRDLLPRADWLVVTCPLTDETRGLIGADALARLPANAHVINVARGPIVDESALIAALQSGRVAGAYLDVFEQEPLPADSPLWDLPNVIISPHNSAASTGNAARVSELFLRNLEHWGRGDPLENEVRDR
- a CDS encoding 23S rRNA (adenine(2503)-C(2))-methyltransferase RlmN encodes the protein MIPSTVPRGADLLGMTLAEYAAAHATHPQHARSQYARLMREGDGAILPAVTRVERNDGLTKFCLPVGTHPGMALETESVIIPMRNYSGMDWYTLCLSSQVGCRMGCTFCETGRMGLLRNLSSAEIVRQRLVARQLMLDQDPLAATRPFRYFSDGIRNLVFMGMGEPLDNFDAVVQAIRVFNDPRGLDIPLTQVTISTVGRIDGIRKLAQLNWPNLRLAISLNAPNDRLRDELMPINKGMPLADLQLALLDYPLPRRGLFLIEYVLIKDVNDAPALADEVAAWCRPLRCVVNVIPYNPQRDASYATPSDDAIVRFCARLRSQGVFVKRRITHGRDLMGACGQLGNPDLRRVQRSSSSSFSRAANS